GGACTTGAGCAGATCGTCGGTGTCGCTGGAGGCTGCAGCAGCCGGCGCCTGAACCGATTGGGCTTCACGGGCCTGAGCCATGACCAGATCGGGGTCCGGCTTCTCCTGGGCTTCGAAGTCCTTGATCTTGATGAACTCCATGTGATCCACCGCCATCTCCAGATAGAAGATGTTGTTGTTGCCCGTGTAGAAGGTCACGCGGCGGGCTTCGGGGGCATCGAGGTTGGCATCTACGCTCAGATTGACCTGCTTGTTCAGGCGGATCATCTTGGGCTGGCTTTGCGCGATATGGGTTTGCAGCTCGCGCTGCACCTTGCTGGTGAAGTCGCCCACGACCTGGTTCATCAGCTCGCCCATGACGTTGCTCACGTCATCCGAGGTATAGGAATTGGCCAGATCACTCTCGGCCATGCCCATGGACAGCAGATAGCTGCGGTAGAGCTCCATGGCCGCATCGGCCGAGAAATTGATGATGATGAGCGCCGAAAAGCCGCCATCGATCAGCACAAAGCAGCCGATGTCGGGTTTGAGGCTGGTCTTGGTGATGCGTTGCACCATGCCCGAATACTGGATCGGGCACTGGGTGGCCACCTGCAGCACGCGTGAGACGGAGTTGCACAGGGCAATCAGCACATCTTCGGTGCCGTGGACGATGGGGGCGTTGGGTTGGCTCATGGCTGCATTGGTTCAAGGGATGGCTGATTATGTATGCAACACTTTGTTGCATCGAGATATCTGCAGCAATTGCAGGCTGCTGCTGTCTGTTAACGTGCCTGCTTTTGCAAAATCAGAGGTATTCATGCAGAGCAAGCTGTGGCGCCTGGCGGCCAGTGTCATTGTGGTGACGGGTTTGACCGCCTGTTCGAGCTTGTCCGGCATGACGGACAAGGTCTCCCAGACCTGGGACAAGACCTGGACCGGTCTGACAGGCAAGAAGCAGGCCCAGACCCAGGCAGTGGTCAAGCAGGCCGGACCGGTATCCGAGGGCCTCAAGCCCAGCCAGGAAAGTGGGCGCTGGCTGGGACTGTACAGCCTGGATGGTGAGACGGCGCGCTTTCAGGAGTGCGAAACCGGCCAGGTCATCAGCATCCTGCCCGAGGGCGACAGCGTGCTGCTGGAGCAGGCCTATCTGAACACGCGCAGCAGCGCCACCATCGCCATGCTGGCCGAGGTGCAGGGCCAGGTGGTGGAGCGAGCCGTGGCCGATCCGGTGCTGGCCCGGCAGGGGCGCAAGATGCTGGCGCTGCGGGTGGAGCGCTTTGTCGCCCTTTCCAGCCAGGCGGCCTGCCGCAATGCCAAGGCCAACTGGTAGGCAGGGGCGCGCTGTTCAAAGCACTTTTGATAGCTTCCAGCGCTTTCCCTTCAAGCGCTGGAGCTGTTCTTGATACTTATTTGGCAGCGGCGCGCGCCTGCTCCAGCCAACCGTCAAAAGTCTGCTGATGGGCCTTGATCCAACCATCCACATGGCGGCCGACATCGGCCTCGCTGCTCTCGCCCTGGCGCATGCGCATGTTCTGGGCGTTGATGTCCTCGATAGGCAGCTGCATCACTGCAAACAGCTTGGCTGCCGCCGGATTTTTCTCGGCCCATGCCTTGTTGGCCAGGATGTATTGCTGATTGAGCTTGAAGCCGTAGTTCTTGCCATTGGGTAGCTGGGTCTGGTCTTCACCCTGGGCACCAGGGACATTGGGTACCTCCAGCCAGCTTACCTCCTTGCCAGGGCGCAGCACGGTGTTCACCCAGAACGGGGTCCAGACGTAATACAGAATGGGCTTGCCGTTTTTGTAGCGGGTGATGGTGTCTGCAATCAAGGCCTGGTAGTTGCCTTGCCTGTGGGTGATGCTGGACTCCAGATCCAGTCCCTTGAGATGTTTGTTGATGGCCAGCTCGCAGCCCCAGCCCGGGTTGCAGCCCGTCAGATCGGCCTTGCCGTCGCCATCTGTGTCGAACAGCGCTGCCAGCTTCGGGTCCTTGAGTTGCGTGATGCTGGTGATGTGGTACTTCTCGGCCGTGGCCTTGTCGATCAGATAGCCTTGCACCGCATTGCGCGAATAGGTGCCGGCGCGATAGAAGGCCTTGTCTGCGCCATTGCTTTCATAGAAGGCACGGTGCAACGGCATCCAGTGAGTGGCGGTAAAGGTGGCGTCGCCCTGTGCCACAGCCACATGCTGGGTGCCGTTTTCCAGACTCTTGACGGGCTGTACCCGGTAGCCCAGCTTCTGCAAAGCGCGCGAAACCAGCAGGGTCTGGAACATTTCCTCATCCACCGTGCCCTTGAGCGGCTGCACCGAGACGCCTTTGCCGGGCAGGTCGCCAGCGTTCGTCTGCGCTTGTGCGGCAGCGGCGCCAAAGCTCAGCAAGGCGATGGCAGCCAGACAGCGGTATTGGTACTGCAGGTTTGGAAAAGGCGAATGTGCGGGCTTGTTGCTGTGCATGAATACTCCTTGGATGCTGGGTGCCTACCCCGAAATCGGCATGAAAAAAGCGAGAGGGTTGATGAAGGAAACGGCGCCCGGATCAAGTCCGGTGCGCCGTTGGCGAATCAGGATTTCAGGGCTGCGGCCTTGGCCTGGGCAATCCAGGTGTCAAAAGTCTTCTGGTGGGCCTTGATCCACGCATCCACATGGCGCTGGATATCGGTGGGCTTGCTTTCCCCATCGCGCAGCAGCTGGTTCTGGCGGCTGATATCGTTGATGGGAATCTGCATGATCTCGAACAGCTTGCCGGCGGCCGGGTTCTGTTCGACCCAGAGCTTGTTGGCCACGATGTACTCGTTGTTGAGCGGAAAGCCGTAGTTGCGGCCATTGGGCAGCTTGGTGTCGGTGCCGGCCTGCACACCGGGCATGGAAGAGCGCGACACCTGCAGCCACACCACTTCCTGGCCCGGGCGCAGCACATTGCTGAGCCAGTAGGGCGTCCATGCGTAGTACAGCACGGGCTTGCCGGCCTTGAAGCGCGCCAGCGTGTCGGCAATCAGGGCCGGATAGTTTCCCTGGGTGTAGCTGACGGTGTTTTCAAGACCGAAGGCCTTGATCTGATGGGCCACCACGGCCTCGCCGCCCCAGCCGGCGTTGGGACCGATCAGATTGGCCTTGCCGTCGCCGTCGATATCGAACAGGGCCGCCAGTCCGGGATCTTTGAGCTGGTCGAGATGGGTGATTTGGTGTTTGTCAGCCGTCTTCTTGTCGATCATGTAGCCCTGCGCGGCACCGGCTGCATACACGCCCTTGCGCGAGAGCTTGGCGTCGCCCCCTGCCTGCTGGTAGAACTCGGCATGGTGCGGGTTCCAGTGGTTGGCCATGAAGCTGGCGTCGCCATTGGCCACTGCCACATGGATCAACGGGTAGTCCAGCTCTTCCCAGGGCTTGACGGTGTAGCCCAGCTGCTGCAGCGCCTTCATCACCAGCAGCGTCTGGAAGTTCTCCTCAGCCAGAGCGCTCTTGACGGGCAGCACCGTGATGCCTTGGCCAGGAAGCGCATTGCCAGGCGCATTCTGGCCGGTCGCCCAGCTAGATGACTGACCCAGACCCAGCGCTGCAGCGCCGGCAGTACCCAGCAGCAGCTGGCGCCTGGTGTGTTGGATTGGGGTCGGGGTCTGCACAGACTTGCTCATCGTTCTTGTCTCTCCTTGGTATGGGGGGGGGCTTGCGGCCCGATTGAAAATGGCACCCCACGCTCCCTACTGCGTGTGGTTCGCTGCCCCTATAGCAGGGGCGTTTTTATCTTGGGGCGGCCCGATAAAAAACGGCGGCCGCGCAAGCGGTCGCCGTGATTCGGGGATTGTGATCAGGACTTCTTGGCAGCGGCCAGTGCCTGGCTGATCCAGCCGTCGAAAGTCTTTTGATGGGCCTTGATCCAGCCGTCGGTGTGACGCTCGATGTCGGAGGCCTTGTTCTGGCCCTGGCTCATCATGTAGTTCTGGGCGTTGATGTCGCCCACGGGCAGCTTGATGATTTCAAACAGCTTGGCGGCGGCCGGGTTCTGTTCGGCCCAGGCCTTGTTGGCCACGATTTGCTGGTTGTTGGCAATAAAGCCGTAGTTCTTGCCGTTGGCCAGCTTGGTGTCGGTGCCGGACTGCTCGCCGGGCAGCGCGGAGAACGGCACCTCCAGCCACACCACGTCCTTGCCGGGCTTGAGCACATTGCTCACCCAGTAGGGCGTCCAGGTGTAGTAGAGGATGGGCTTGCCGGCCTTGTAGCGTGTGATGGTGTCGGCCATCAGCGCCGAATAGGTGCCCTGCTTGTGAGTGACCGTGTCGCGTAGCTTGTAGGCGCCGAGCTGGTGCTCGATCATGGCCTCGCAGCCCCAACCGGGCGTGCAACCTGTCAGGTCGGCCTTGCCGTCACCGTCGGTGTCGAACAGCTTGGCAATTTCGGGGTCCTTGAGCTGGTCCAGATTCGTGATCTGGTGCGCATCGGCCGTCTTCTTGTCGATCAGATAGCCCTGAGCGGCATTGGCCGAGAACACACCCTTGCGGTAGAGCTTGGCGTCGCCGCCTGCATTCTTGT
This DNA window, taken from Comamonas testosteroni TK102, encodes the following:
- a CDS encoding DUF3334 family protein, with the translated sequence MSQPNAPIVHGTEDVLIALCNSVSRVLQVATQCPIQYSGMVQRITKTSLKPDIGCFVLIDGGFSALIIINFSADAAMELYRSYLLSMGMAESDLANSYTSDDVSNVMGELMNQVVGDFTSKVQRELQTHIAQSQPKMIRLNKQVNLSVDANLDAPEARRVTFYTGNNNIFYLEMAVDHMEFIKIKDFEAQEKPDPDLVMAQAREAQSVQAPAAAASSDTDDLLKSLGL
- the proX gene encoding glycine betaine/L-proline ABC transporter substrate-binding protein ProX, which produces MHSNKPAHSPFPNLQYQYRCLAAIALLSFGAAAAQAQTNAGDLPGKGVSVQPLKGTVDEEMFQTLLVSRALQKLGYRVQPVKSLENGTQHVAVAQGDATFTATHWMPLHRAFYESNGADKAFYRAGTYSRNAVQGYLIDKATAEKYHITSITQLKDPKLAALFDTDGDGKADLTGCNPGWGCELAINKHLKGLDLESSITHRQGNYQALIADTITRYKNGKPILYYVWTPFWVNTVLRPGKEVSWLEVPNVPGAQGEDQTQLPNGKNYGFKLNQQYILANKAWAEKNPAAAKLFAVMQLPIEDINAQNMRMRQGESSEADVGRHVDGWIKAHQQTFDGWLEQARAAAK
- the proX gene encoding glycine betaine/L-proline ABC transporter substrate-binding protein ProX, which encodes MSKSVQTPTPIQHTRRQLLLGTAGAAALGLGQSSSWATGQNAPGNALPGQGITVLPVKSALAEENFQTLLVMKALQQLGYTVKPWEELDYPLIHVAVANGDASFMANHWNPHHAEFYQQAGGDAKLSRKGVYAAGAAQGYMIDKKTADKHQITHLDQLKDPGLAALFDIDGDGKANLIGPNAGWGGEAVVAHQIKAFGLENTVSYTQGNYPALIADTLARFKAGKPVLYYAWTPYWLSNVLRPGQEVVWLQVSRSSMPGVQAGTDTKLPNGRNYGFPLNNEYIVANKLWVEQNPAAGKLFEIMQIPINDISRQNQLLRDGESKPTDIQRHVDAWIKAHQKTFDTWIAQAKAAALKS
- the proX gene encoding glycine betaine/L-proline ABC transporter substrate-binding protein ProX, with amino-acid sequence MNTANNTASIRNGLGHWLLASTAAASMALSMVSTGAFAADELPGKGIKVQPLKSSIAEETFQTQLVMKALEKLGYEVQPMKEVEYPTAHIALANGDATFMANHWNPLHADYYKNAGGDAKLYRKGVFSANAAQGYLIDKKTADAHQITNLDQLKDPEIAKLFDTDGDGKADLTGCTPGWGCEAMIEHQLGAYKLRDTVTHKQGTYSALMADTITRYKAGKPILYYTWTPYWVSNVLKPGKDVVWLEVPFSALPGEQSGTDTKLANGKNYGFIANNQQIVANKAWAEQNPAAAKLFEIIKLPVGDINAQNYMMSQGQNKASDIERHTDGWIKAHQKTFDGWISQALAAAKKS